One genomic window of Arachis stenosperma cultivar V10309 chromosome 10, arast.V10309.gnm1.PFL2, whole genome shotgun sequence includes the following:
- the LOC130957916 gene encoding protein TRANSPARENT TESTA GLABRA 1, whose amino-acid sequence MDNSSQESQLRSDNSATYDSTYPLYAMALSSSSTSSNHQRIAVGSFIEEYTNRVDILSFNPETLTLRPNPSLSFDHPYPPTKLMFHPSTPSSLLRHSAVDLLATSGDYLRLWEVRESSVEALSLFNNSKTSEFCAPLTSFDWNDIDPKRIGTSSIDTTCTIWDIEKGVVETQLIAHDKEVYDIAWGEARVFASVSADGSVRIFDLRDKEHSTIIYESPQPDTPLLRLAWNKQDLRYMATILMDSNKVVILDIRSPTMPVAELERHRGSVSAIAWAPQSSRHICSAGDDAQALIWELPTVAGPNGIDPMSVYSAASEINQLQWSVAQPDWIAIAFANKMQLLRV is encoded by the coding sequence ATGGACAACTCCTCCCAAGAATCCCAGCTCCGATCCGATAACTCCGCTACCTATGACTCCACTTACCCTCTGTACGCCATGGCCCTCTCCtcctcttccacttcttccaaCCACCAACGCATCGCCGTCGGAAGCTTCATCGAAGAATACACAAACCGCGTTGACATCCTCTCCTTCAACCCCGAAACCCTAACCCTAAGGCCCAACCCTTCTCTCTCCTTCGACCACCCTTACCCTCCCACAAAGCTCATGTTCCACCCCTCCACCCCCTCCTCCCTTCTCCGCCACTCCGCCGTCGACCTCCTCGCCACCTCCGGTGACTACCTCCGCCTCTGGGAGGTCCGCGAATCCTCCGTCGAGGCCCTCTCCCTCTTCAACAACAGCAAGACCAGCGAGTTTTGCGCCCCTCTCACCTCCTTCGATTGGAACGACATCGATCCCAAACGCATCGGAACCTCAAGCATCGACACCACCTGCACAATCTGGGACATCGAAAAGGGCGTCGTTGAAACGCAGCTCATTGCGCACGATAAAGAGGTTTACGACATTGCTTGGGGTGAAGCCCGTGTCTTCGCTTCAGTCTCCGCTGATGGATCTGTTCGAATCTTCGATTTGAGGGATAAGGAGCACTCCACCATCATCTACGAGAGCCCCCAGCCCGATACGCCATTGCTGCGTTTGGCGTGGAACAAGCAGGATTTGAGGTACATGGCGACCATCTTGATGGACAGTAATAAAGTTGTGATATTGGATATTAGGTCTCCGACGATGCCAGTGGCGGAGTTAGAGAGGCACCGTGGGAGTGTGAGTGCAATTGCTTGGGCTCCGCAGAGTTCTAGGCACATTTGTTCTGCTGGGGATGATGCTCAGGCTCTGATTTGGGAATTGCCTACTGTGGCTGGACCTAATGGGATTGATCCAATGTCTGTGTATTCTGCTGCTTCTGAGATTAATCAGTTGCAGTGGTCCGTGGCCCAGCCCGATTGGATCGCCATTGCTTTTGCCAACAAGATGCAGCTTTTGAGGGTTTGA
- the LOC130957274 gene encoding glutathione S-transferase T3-like, with amino-acid sequence MDPNQLNSFFNYLQNFPQIPNTQQSQTSNSQVPNQNFILPNTFQNPNPQNLSNFNFQTPYNNQFPIFQPQNQNSQTPHLPFSSIFNPSIGNVTPTSLPFPTQFSASRHNSSGVGGSSNPSSQTPIQSSPNSQYSDFANPHGLDAIDLNDDIEDRRQDSIQHWHWKEDEMLISAWLNVSTDPVVGTDQKWEIFWSRIHSYCVEFCTDMTRGVVACKKRWYKINKAVAQFASCYDQASRNIRSGSNADDIKELTYKLYSTNYGQKFTFERHWNMLRLEQKWRSQLPTQSGGSKRIKVSATGAYSSSSNPETPLADEPGVDSPVRPQGSKKSKRRGKGKAQMSEDCSERKSSVVKKLSLMEDIKNVREKELMEREKEREEENEHRAKMMAIKEKEIQIQVAMKEQELQTQRYIKEMEIKAKEREMDMQILNADTSTMSEKR; translated from the coding sequence ATGGATCCAAACCAACTCAACTCTTTCTTCAATTACTTACAAAACTTTCCTCAAATTCCAAATACCCAACAATCTCAAACCTCAAACTCTCAAGTTCCAAATCAAAACTTCATACTACCAAATACATTTCAAAATCCAAATCCACAAAATCTctctaatttcaattttcagactccttataataatcaatttccTATATTCCAAccacaaaatcaaaattcacaaaCACCCCATTTACCATTTTCATCCATATTTAACCCTTCTATCGGAAATGTTACTCCAACTTCCTTGCCGTTTCCAACTCAATTTAGTGCATCAAGACATAACTCATCTGGTGTTGGTGGCTCTTCTAACCCATCCTCTCAGACTCCTATACAATCTAGTCCAAATTCGCAATATTCAGATTTTGCCAACCCTCATGGATTAGATGCTATCGACCTCAATGATGATATTGAAGATCGGAGGCAAGATAGTATTCAACACTGGCATTGGAAAGAGGATGAGATGTTGATCAGTGCATGGTTAAATGTTTCAACTGATCCTGTAGTTGGTACCGATCAAAAGTGGGAAATATTTTGGAGTCGAATTCATAGCTACTGTGTAGAATTTTGCACCGACATGACAAGGGGGGTAGTTGCATGTAAGAAACGATGGTATAAGATCAACAAGGCTGTTGCACAATTTGCTAGTTGCTACGATCAAGCTAGTCGAAACATAAGGAGTGGTTCGAACGCTGATGATATAAAGGAGTTGACTTATAAACTTTATTCCACAAATTATGGTCAAAAGTTCACTTTTGAGAGGCATTGGAACATGCTTCGGTTGGAGCAAAAATGGAGAAGCCAACTACCTACACAGAGTGGCGGCTCAAAGAGAATCAAGGTTAGTGCAACTGGAGCATACTCATCCTCATCAAACCCAGAAACACCGTTGGCTGACGAACCCGGTGTGGACTCTCCCGTTCGCCCACAAGGATCAAAGAAGAGCAAGCGAAGAGGTAAGGGAAAAGCACAGATGTCTGAAGATTGTAGCGAAAGAAAATCATCGGTTGTCAAAAAATtatctctcatggaagatatTAAGAATGTTAGAGAAAAGGAACTAATggaaagggaaaaagaaagagaagaggagaaTGAACATAGAGCAAAGATGATGGCAATCAAAGAGAAGGAGATACAAATTCAAGTGgcaatgaaagaacaagaattaCAAACTCAGAGGTATATTAAAGAAATGGAGataaaagcaaaagaaagggaAATGGATATGCAAATACTTAATGCTGACACGTCTACAATGAGTGAGAAACGATGA
- the LOC130957275 gene encoding uncharacterized protein LOC130957275, which yields MARNFDDMFNEALYGKRRRQDNTLIDNWIDEYLLEDSEEEDIDRSPIPIPRRWINRDREAGHDRLFQDYFADEPVYNADIFRRRFRMRRDVFLRIVDALSNVYPYFQQKVDATGRRGLLPLQKCTAAIRMLAYGVAADAVDDYVRIGESTTIECLEKFVEGVISVFQDEYLRKPNPNDVQRLLQMVEGRGFPGMLGSIDCMHWQWKNCPKAWKGMYMSGYRGVATIVLEVVASSDLWIWHAFFGVSGSNNDINVLDRSPVFDDILNDRAPEVNYTINGNNYTMGYYLADGIYPEWATFVKSISKPQGEKRKLFAQYQEGQRKDVERAFGVLQARFAIIRGPARFWEKKKLANIMRACIILHNMIVEDERDSYAGNFAQGLEYDDVENGLSQPQLGEEDFAPYHQFFQRNAQLRNRQQHRQLKEDLIEHIWQFHNACRQL from the coding sequence ATGGCTAGAAATTTTGATGATATGTTCAATGAGGCTTTGTATGGCAAAAGAAGACGGCAAGATAACACACTCATAGATAATTGGATCGATGAGTATTTACTTGAAGattcagaagaagaagatatcgATAGAAGCCCTATCCCAATTCCTCGTAGATGGATCAACAGAGATCGAGAAGCAGGACATGATCGCCTTTTCCAAGATTACTTTGCAGATGAACCGGTGTATAATGCTGACATTTTCCGACGGAGATTTCGAATGAGAAGAGATGTGTTCCTTCGGATAGTAGACGCTCTCTCAAACGTCTATCCGTATTTCCAACAAAAGGTTGAtgcaactggaagaagaggttTGTTGCCACTTCAGAAATGTACCGCTGCGATACGGATGTTAGCATATGGCGTTGCAGCTGATGCTGTTGATGATTATGTGCGCATAGGCGAGAGCACTACAATCGAATGCTTGGAAAAATTTGTTGAAGGTGTCATTTCCGTGTTCCAGGATGAATACTTGCGAAAACCTAATCCAAATGACGTACAACGCCTGCTACAAATGGTGGAAGGTCGTGGCTTCCCTGGCATGTTGGGTAGCATTGACTGCATGCATTGGCAATGGAAAAATTGTCCAAAGGCATGGAAAGGTATGTACATGAGTGGTTATCGTGGGGTTGCAACCATAGTACTTGAGGTTGTAGCATCTTCAGACCTTTGGATATGGCATGCATTCTTTGGAGTTTCTGGTTCAAATAATGATATCAACGTGTTAGATCGTTCTCCAGTGTTTGATGATATTCTAAATGACCGTGCTCCGGAGGTAAATTATACTATTAATGGTAATAATTATACAATGGGATACTATTTAGCAGATGGTATTTATCCTGAATGGGCCACATTTGTCAAATCAATCTCAAAGCCACAAGGTGAGAAACGCAAGTTATTTGCACAATACCAAGAAGGGCAAAGAAAAGATGTGGAACGAGCATTCGGAGTGTTGCAAGCACGCTTTGCAATTATACGTGGTCCAGCTCGTTTTTGGGAAAAGAAAAAGCTTGCCAACATAATGAGAGCTTGTATTATATTGCATAATATGATTGTTGAGGATGAAAGAGACAGCTATGCAGGAAATTTTGCTCAAGGCTTAGAGTATGATGATGTTGAAAATGGCTTATCACAACCTCAGCTGGGAGAGGAAGATTTTGCACCATACCATCAATTTTTCCAAAGAAATGCCCAACTTCGAAATAGGCAGCAGCATAGACAATTGAAGGAGGACTTGATTGAACACATATGGCAATTTCACAATGCTTGTCGTCAACTATAG